One part of the Macrobrachium rosenbergii isolate ZJJX-2024 chromosome 3, ASM4041242v1, whole genome shotgun sequence genome encodes these proteins:
- the LOC136851455 gene encoding uncharacterized protein, with amino-acid sequence MILPTVQLRVTRLHKSKICNLALASYILGGYDLLLGQDFQSLGMSNSQEPPFIPVPVPPEYSVQWPPPSKQISMPSPVPGPAPVPVSRHPIDLPPGDPKINSPSLPVPLECTEHCQAPSLPNGEQSPDPIPVPDPALVSLPEHVPDLHSRGPSSDLLSSPGLALLPMPVREMDSSDHSGSSPKGAALQPLPELVIATRGPPTPTRISSSLSQPTDASVSKDSATPQLAD; translated from the coding sequence atgatacttcctactgttcagttgagagtcacgagacttcataaatccaaaatctgcaacctcgCCTTAGCAAGCTACATTcttggaggttatgacctcctcctgggacaagacttccagtcattaggcatgagtaattctcaagagcctccattcattccagtgccagtgccacctgagtactctgtgcagtggccacctccatccAAGCAGATTTCAATgcccagtcctgtgccaggccctgccccagtgccagtatCAAGGCACCCAAttgatctccctcctggagatcccaaaattAACTCTccatctctgccagtgccacttgagtgcactgagcacTGCCAAGCTCCATCCCTCCCGAACGGCGAGCAATCTCCAGATCCTATaccagtgcctgaccctgccttagtgtcATTGCCAGAACATGTCCCAGATCTCCATTCGAGAGGTCCCAGTTCGGATCTCCTCTCTTCGCccggcttggctctgctaccaatgccggtaagagagatggattcttctgaccacagtggaagctcacccaaaggtgcggccttgcaacccttgcctgagctggtcattgcaacCCGCGGACCTCCTACACCCACCAGAatatcttcctccctttcccagcCCACAGATGCGAGTGTAAGTAAGGATTCTGCTACACCTCAACTGGCCGATTAA